The sequence below is a genomic window from Lytechinus variegatus isolate NC3 chromosome 3, Lvar_3.0, whole genome shotgun sequence.
ATGTAACATATACTCGAAAAAAGGTTATAAGACGGGTAACATTTCACTGAAATTTGCAGGGAAAATCTACAATGAAACCAAAATCTTACAACAAAGTTAGTTTTGTGCTTGTACATTAAAACCACAAAAAAGGGATGAAGTGGgttttgtacactgtaaaaactgtggtgttaatagaggaccacaccctgaggtgttaaaataacaccctagagattgaacataacaccaagagtgtaaatgtaacaaccataggtgttgtaataacacctataggtgtaaaactaacaccaccaattcaacactggtgtaaaataactggtgtggtcctctatgtacaccggttaacgccacagtttttgctgtgtaccctTCGCCTTCGATGGATCCTAACTCTGCATCCCGTGACAATTGTGACGCAAGGAATATGTCAAAATAAACTTGATGAGTTACTCAAATATGTAAATTAGAAATCACAAGAATAAATCGTGTATTCTTGATAAAGCTGATATTTGAATTTTGGTTACCTTTTTAAAGAAACATCCTGTATAATCACGGAAAAGAAAATGATCGCCAGCCAAACATGTTAGCCATAATTGAATAGATCAGGCTAGCGAACTCGCATTCTCGCATTATGACTATCGACCCCtggattatgactagcgaccttTTCTCTAAACGAGAATATGAGTACATCTTCGATATATTAATGATTAGCGATACTATTTTTGGATTATGACTATAGACACTCGTCTGGTAAATTTACGATTGATTATTGATGGTGGCCCTtttgattatgatttttgaCCCTCCGTATACAGATACCCTCGTtcaatttcatgaataaaatctcAATAGCCGTCGTACATGGTTGATTGCTCTCATGGTGGATTATGAATGACGATCTTCATTATGAATAACAGATCGTTTGAATAATGGTCctaataaatttataaatagtGACCCTTTTTTCGATTTATGACGAGCGAACCTTCGGGTATAGGACTTTACACGTTTATGACTAGTGGTCATAATTgggtcataataataatattaataatagtcatgattgtaatgataataCTCCCCTGTAAATGGATCAAAGtcgaaatattttttaaaatgttcaccattaatataaaacaaatatactaATCGATTTCAGCTAGTCGAAGAAGTTTTAGAGAATTAAAATAACAATTCTCTTATTACCACATCTTCATTGATTAACTAATTTTAAGAGTACCCTATTGAAAAAAGTGTTTGAGATTAGACATTGGTGtcaattttatgaaatgggatttattatgatgatgtttGTTAGAgtggaataaaataattaatgagGTATATCATAtggtttttcatttcatttgcgACTCATGAATGAATTCACTAATGCATGTAGTAGGGTAAGATTTAGTTAGAAGTGATTTTAGATGTGAAACCATTAtgaagtaaataaaataatgttttcataATTCAGTAATGTAAATGATATGTTAATCTGCTGATCAATTGCGGTACGGTTTCCAATGACTTTATTCCCCCTTGATAGGCTTATATGGCAATCACAACTTTAAAATTCTGTTAACCTTAATTAGCAATATTATGTTCAATCACTCTTCCATCAACCTTGTCTCATTCACCATGTAACTATCTACCTTTTCTGTCACATCAACCGATATGTAAGCCAACCACTCAATCACTCACAAACTCAATCAATCACTCACACATTCTCTCTCCCGCTCACTATTCCATTTTCTCACCTCATCCATTCACTCACTCAATCATTTACTCAATCAAACAATCAttctctctcactcactcactcacataCTTTCTCACCCATTTACTTACTTCTTacccactcactcactcaccccctcactcactcactataccCACAATCACTCAATCACTCATCCACCTTAGTCTtattcctcctctctctctctctctctcactcacccacccacccactcactcactcactcactcactcaacCATTCATTCActaaatcattcattcaatctaACAATCACTCAATCAATCGAGTAGCCAATCAAGTAATTTTTCAATCGACCGATCAACCATTTGCATTTGCCTACATTTCTCATGATATACAGCTGaccatcatcatttttactttgaatctaataaaataatgccaaCATCAGTGTATTCATTTTTCAGTTAgtgttttattgaaaatatcacaGAAAAATTTTGTCACCCCCATCTCGgaaatattcaattaaaaatgacattttgacAAACGTATTTCGCAGGATGATAATTAgaatatcaatcaatcatcTAATCATACTTCTGCTATACCATGGACGACCGTGGCTATACTATACCCACAACTTTTTTTACGATTTGTAGATTCACTTGaaataatatcatttcattggatttttaaaatcattgggTAGTTTTTGTCTTGAATACAATACACATTTTCAGGGAcatatgaaaaggaaaataagatttgaaaaaaaagaaaggggtaTAATTTCTACATTATTTCAGAATTTGATTCATCTCCTCCATTAATCTCATGGATTGAATCGCTGAGCTGGTCGACGTTGCTGGGAGATTGGTCGCCGCCCGCGGCGATTGCGGTTCCATGTCATGGGAGCTCCATTCTCCCGCGCGTTCTCTTGGAGCTCGCGCGCTTGCTCTTGTCTTTCTTCTGCCAATTCCATGGCGTTTTCCTGCTGCTCTTCTTGTGCTTCCATGGCGTTTTCCTGCATTTCCTGCTGCTCTTCCATCATGTTTTCCTGTGTCTCTGGGTCGTTGGGAGCCAGCCCAGTCTGTCCTTGCGGGAGGTAACCTTGTTGAGGCCATACATGTTGATTCCACCAAGGTGCCTGTCTTTGGGGTTGGGCTCTGTAGGGTTGTCCCCATGGCTGCTGGTTGTACGGCTGGCCCCAGCCTTCTCGTTGTTGGTTGTAATATGGCTGCCGCTGCCCCTGCCCCTGTTGCCATTGTTGTCGCTGCCATGGCTGTTGCTGCCAAGGTCGTTGCTGTCTTGGTTGTTGTTCCCAGGGTTGTTGTTGCCAGGGTCGCTGAGGCCACCGCTGGCCGTTCTCATAGGCATTTTCCCGTTGCTCCATCATGTTTTCCTGCATCTCCCGTCGATTTTCCATCATATTTTCCTGTTGCTCTCGTCGATTTTCCATCATATTCTCTTGTTGCTCGCGTTGTTCCTCTGGGTCCATTGCCCATGTTCCTTGTGTGTTTGGATACCATGGTTGCTGGTTATATCTGGGATCGTAATTTGGTGGATGTTGCTGTTGCCGTGGATACTGCTGATAGTATTGCTGCCAGTAAGGTTGATACTGTCTCTGACGATTTTGTCCTGGAGAAAGACGGAACAGAAAAATCTTTACAATAACATACTTATGAAATATTGAGTATACTAAAGgctaatgagaaatttgatatTACTGGCGAGCCTGGCATTGTTCTGATGTCCTTCTGTAGAAGGTCACAAACGATGTTAGAAATTTTGTCTGATCAAAGTTAAAGTTATACCAGATTCAAACTACCAAACCGGCACACTCGATCAAGCCCGATCAAGATAATTATTTCTGCCTGGTAGAAGTAGCTTGGCAAGGAAATCGGAATTAATCAACCATGTTCGATGTAAGTCTACATTGGTCCACATCGCTCTGGTTGGCCAAAATAGAAAGCAAACTAAGGGAGTTGTTGATCAGCCGATCAAATTATCGACCGCCTCGATTAGCTTGCCAAACTACAACGACCTGACCTAAAACACCTTGATCACATATTAGTTCAGCTATGGGAACAAAACATTAATCTATTGGGTATCTGCAGAACCGATCAACTCGATCAAGCCTGATCTATCTAGCTTGGCGAGGTGAACAGGGCCAATCTGTTCCTAGGTTTGTTCCTCTGGCTCGATCCTTAACATGCCTGCCGGAACATTTTGGACATGCTCAAACTTGTCAATATTGTACCCGGAGCGACGTCGATCAAGATAGACTGACGCCGATCAATTTGCATTGGATACCAATTGAAGCCAGACTGACCAGGCCTAAAATACTTTGATCGGGATTCATCGGTTCGACAATTGGTCAGTTCGGCAGTGGACACCTAGTATAATGGAACGGCTAGTGCGAAGAgttggaaagaacacagtgtgttcacatagtggactatgtgaacacactattgAAATGCTCGAATTCAACAGTATGTAGATATTCCAACAtcgtg
It includes:
- the LOC121412264 gene encoding antigen LPMC-61-like; the encoded protein is MKLSIAWCLMAVLVAVVAGQNRQRQYQPYWQQYYQQYPRQQQHPPNYDPRYNQQPWYPNTQGTWAMDPEEQREQQENMMENRREQQENMMENRREMQENMMEQRENAYENGQRWPQRPWQQQPWEQQPRQQRPWQQQPWQRQQWQQGQGQRQPYYNQQREGWGQPYNQQPWGQPYRAQPQRQAPWWNQHVWPQQGYLPQGQTGLAPNDPETQENMMEEQQEMQENAMEAQEEQQENAMELAEERQEQARELQENARENGAPMTWNRNRRGRRPISQQRRPAQRFNP